AGGCAACATCCTCAAGGCCGAGGTCAAGGGCGGGGACCTGGGCCGCTTCATCGGCAAGGAAGGGCGCACCCTGAAGGCGGTGGAGTACCTGGCCGGGGTGGTGCTGGCCAAGCACTTCGGTGGGACCTACCGGGTGGTCCTGGACGCCGCCGGCTACCGCAAGCGCCAGGAGGAAAAGATCCGCAGGATCGCCGAGGAGGCCGCCCTCACCGTGGCCATGACCCAGGAGCCCTTGCACCTTCCTCCCATGCGCCCCTCCGAGCGCCGCATCGTGCACATGCTCCTCAAAAACCACCCCCAGGTGACCACGGAAAGCCAAGGGGAGGGGGAGGAGCGGCACGTGGTGGTCTACCCCCGTGGTCAGGCTCCTGCGGGAACTCCAAAAGAGGCTTAGGACTGCAGGGCTTCCCGAAGGGGAGGCCCTGGACCTGTTGGCCTTGGCCTCGGGCCTTTCCCGCAAGGAGCTCCTCCTCCATCTCCCCCAAGCCCCACCCCCAGGTACGGAAGAAAAGGCCCTGACCCTCTTGGAAAGGCGCCTTGGAGGCTATCCCCTGCAGTACCTTCTGGGGGAGGTGGAGTTTTTTGGCCTGCCCCTCAAGGTGGCTGAAGGGGTCCTCATCCCCCGCCCGGAAACGGAGGGCCTGGTGGAGCTGGCCCTAAGCCTCCCCTTGCCCCATGCCCCCCGCATCCTGGACGTGGGCACGGGCACCGGGGCCGTCGCCCTTGCCCTAAAAAAACACCTTCCGGAGGCCCAGGTGTGGGCCACGGACACCGATCCCAAGGCCCTGGCCTTAGCCCGGGAGAACGCTCGCAGGCTGGGCCTGGAGGTGGCCTTCCTTCAGGCTCCCCTCACCGGCGGGTTGAAGGATCTGGACCTCCTTGTCTCCAACCCCCCCTACCTGCCCGAGGCCTACCGGGCCCAAGCGCCCCGGGAACTGGCCTTTGAAAGCCCTCAGGCCCTCTATGCGGGAAGGGAGGGGCTGGATGTGGCCCGGCCCCTGGCCCAGGAGGCCCGGCAAGCCCTCAAGCCGGGGGGGTTTCTCCTCCTGGAACTGGCCCCGGAAAACGTGGGGCTTCTGGCCAGGGAACTAGAGGCCAGGGGATGGATAGATGTGGAGGTGCTACGGGACCTGGCGGGTCGGGACCGGTACCTCCGGGCCCGGAGGCCCGCCTAGGAGCTGGAAGGAAAGCAGAGGCTTTTCCGTGGTCCACACCTCCTTGGCCGCCACCACCCCCACCCGCACCACCCCCTTTCTCCCCTGGAGGAGGCTAAGCCCCCGGGCCAGCTCCTCGGAGGAGGGGAAGGTGGCGTACTCCGGGGGAAGGCCCGCCTCCAAAAGCTTCCTTCGTACCAACTCCCCCAGGCCCTCGAGGACCTCCTGATCCCGGGCCGGGGTGGAGAGGCGGAAGGTGCGGGAGGCCAGAACCTCCCCGGCGGCAAAGGCCTTGCGCTCGGGATAAAAGCGCACCCGCACGAGAAGCCTCTCCTCCTGGTACCCCGCCCCCTCCAGCACCGCTAGGCCCGGACCCCTAGCCTCCCCCAAAAGCTCCACACCCCGGAAACCCTGTAGCCGTGCCCGCCGTTCCGCCACCCGCTCCAGGACCTCCCTCCCCTCCTCCGCCCCCAGCCGTACCTCCCCCAGGAAAAGGCCCTGGCTAAGCCGGACCAGGCTTTGGGCCAGCTGGCCCCGCTCCCCTTGGAGCACCTCCGCTTGCACCAGGAGACTTCTAACCCTTCCCTCCGTCTGGCGAAGCTCCTCCCGGGCCTTAGCGAGGCTGGCCTTAAGAGCCTCCACCTCCTGGGCCAGGGCCTGGCGCTGCCGCCGGGTTTCCTCCAAGCGGGCGAGGGCCTGAAGCACATCCTCCTGCAGGCGCCTTTTTTCCTCGGCAAGACGCGCCCTTTCCGCCTCCGCCCGCTTGGCCGCCT
This portion of the Thermus caldifontis genome encodes:
- a CDS encoding DUF3084 domain-containing protein — encoded protein: MTFWALLVLILVLSALVAYLGDKVAKWAGKRHYRLFGLRPRQTATLVAVLTGVGIALFSYLGFLLVFREAREVILEAQAIRAERDQLRREQEVLLQAKAAMEAEASRALAELNALREERRALVQALEQAGMVRSRLEEEAKALASQVKALLKERAALQAERQALAQLLEERNQELAKKTAELAEKARELKSLEGRLTALQEAAKRAEAERARLAEEKRRLQEDVLQALARLEETRRQRQALAQEVEALKASLAKAREELRQTEGRVRSLLVQAEVLQGERGQLAQSLVRLSQGLFLGEVRLGAEEGREVLERVAERRARLQGFRGVELLGEARGPGLAVLEGAGYQEERLLVRVRFYPERKAFAAGEVLASRTFRLSTPARDQEVLEGLGELVRRKLLEAGLPPEYATFPSSEELARGLSLLQGRKGVVRVGVVAAKEVWTTEKPLLSFQLLGGPPGPEVPVPTRQVP
- a CDS encoding Jag family protein — its product is MDEKKKSIDDLLSDLGVLEEAPVEVELKEAGKEPAEKGPKEVLENFLVGLLLRLDPAHYVEIRQEGNILKAEVKGGDLGRFIGKEGRTLKAVEYLAGVVLAKHFGGTYRVVLDAAGYRKRQEEKIRRIAEEAALTVAMTQEPLHLPPMRPSERRIVHMLLKNHPQVTTESQGEGEERHVVVYPRGQAPAGTPKEA
- the prmC gene encoding peptide chain release factor N(5)-glutamine methyltransferase — its product is MVRLLRELQKRLRTAGLPEGEALDLLALASGLSRKELLLHLPQAPPPGTEEKALTLLERRLGGYPLQYLLGEVEFFGLPLKVAEGVLIPRPETEGLVELALSLPLPHAPRILDVGTGTGAVALALKKHLPEAQVWATDTDPKALALARENARRLGLEVAFLQAPLTGGLKDLDLLVSNPPYLPEAYRAQAPRELAFESPQALYAGREGLDVARPLAQEARQALKPGGFLLLELAPENVGLLARELEARGWIDVEVLRDLAGRDRYLRARRPA